A region from the Lysobacter antibioticus genome encodes:
- a CDS encoding NAD(P)-dependent oxidoreductase, with translation MKVGVIGLGAMGAPMARYVHSKGVLTAVGNRTQAKADAMASELDVRAARSAANFADCDLVVLCVSLDADVLENVAALAEVLKPGAIVVDHSTVSVETARRAAALLAVHDIGFLDAPVSGGVEGARNGKLSIMVGGDEAQLERVRDVIDAYAARITHMGATGAGQATKAINQILVAGINEAVCEGLALGEKLGLDPERLLPTLMAGAASNWFLDKRGATMLRDEFAPGFKCLHMLKDLRIVQGIARDSGIRTQTIDQAVADYAELIERGYGESDTSALIALKRVRPAVVVEESDAAPGAAASVEA, from the coding sequence ATGAAAGTAGGGGTAATCGGTCTGGGAGCCATGGGCGCGCCGATGGCGCGTTACGTGCACAGCAAGGGCGTGCTGACCGCGGTCGGCAACCGGACGCAGGCCAAGGCCGATGCGATGGCATCGGAGCTGGACGTGCGCGCGGCCCGCTCGGCGGCCAACTTCGCCGATTGCGATCTGGTCGTGCTGTGTGTCTCGCTCGACGCCGACGTGCTGGAGAACGTCGCGGCCCTGGCCGAAGTGCTCAAGCCCGGCGCGATCGTGGTCGACCATTCGACCGTGTCGGTCGAAACCGCACGCCGCGCGGCCGCGCTGCTCGCCGTGCACGACATCGGTTTCCTCGATGCGCCGGTGTCCGGCGGCGTCGAAGGCGCGCGCAACGGCAAGCTGTCGATCATGGTCGGCGGCGACGAAGCCCAGCTTGAGCGCGTGCGCGACGTGATCGACGCCTATGCCGCACGCATCACCCACATGGGCGCGACTGGTGCCGGTCAGGCGACCAAGGCCATCAACCAGATCCTGGTCGCCGGCATCAACGAGGCGGTCTGCGAAGGCCTGGCGCTCGGCGAGAAGCTCGGCCTGGACCCGGAGCGCCTGTTGCCGACCTTGATGGCCGGCGCGGCGAGCAACTGGTTCCTCGACAAGCGCGGAGCGACCATGCTGCGCGACGAGTTCGCGCCCGGCTTCAAGTGTCTGCACATGCTCAAGGATCTGCGCATCGTCCAGGGCATCGCCCGCGACAGCGGCATCCGTACCCAGACCATCGACCAGGCCGTAGCCGATTACGCCGAGCTGATCGAACGCGGTTACGGCGAGTCGGACACCTCGGCCCTGATCGCGCTCAAGCGCGTGCGGCCGGCGGTGGTGGTCGAAGAATCGGATGCGGCACCGGGGGCTGCAGCCAGCGTCGAGGCCTGA
- a CDS encoding YciI family protein, producing MNRYLVMAMRLPQFDTDQIGPHRDFLDELRGQGRLELAGGFGDKSGGAYVLRASDLDEARVMAFRDPLHLSGSSRIDVYEWQA from the coding sequence ATGAACCGCTATCTGGTTATGGCCATGCGCCTGCCGCAGTTCGACACGGACCAGATCGGCCCGCATCGGGACTTCCTCGACGAACTACGCGGGCAAGGCCGGCTGGAACTGGCCGGCGGGTTCGGCGACAAGAGCGGCGGCGCTTACGTGCTGCGCGCGTCGGATCTCGACGAAGCCCGGGTGATGGCGTTTCGCGATCCGCTGCACCTGAGCGGCTCGTCGCGCATCGACGTCTACGAATGGCAGGCCTGA